The genomic stretch TTTTTGTGAGTTTGAAATTGGGGTGGCAGGATGCCAGTTAATTAACCTTGTTAAAGGAAATGCAATGGGCAACCACACAGCCCCCCATATTATCAAGAACAAAATAACTTTGATGATGCCATTGCCATTGATTAGGGGTGAGGTGATAAAATTGCTTTCCCAGTGGATCATTAATTTTTTTACAAGGTTTAATAAAAAGAAAATTTATCTGATTTTTTGTCCCATTAAATTATGGTATATTTACGGATGATTTAATCTTCGTCATCCATATCAAAATCATCTCCTTCTCCCACTTGTTTTAGATGAATGTGTTTGTAACCGAGCTTAATTTCAAACTCATCTCCTGATTGTAAACCCATTTTTTTTGTGTAGCTAGAACCAATGACTATTTGACCGTTTTTGTGAACGCTAACACGAAAAGTGGCTTCTCTACCCCTACCATCTTTGGTTCTTTCGGGATCTAAAGGTACACCTTTTGCGGATAAAACAGCATCATAAAAATCTGTTAAATTCACCCTAACTTTGCCGTTTTTTGATTCTGTATAGTAGCCACAACGTCTTGCCCTTTCACGGCGGGGAACATCAGATAATTCTTT from Cyanobacterium stanieri LEGE 03274 encodes the following:
- a CDS encoding AbrB family transcriptional regulator, with product MTEVATTPLSGKELLQKVKELSDVPRRERARRCGYYTESKNGKVRVNLTDFYDAVLSAKGVPLDPERTKDGRGREATFRVSVHKNGQIVIGSSYTKKMGLQSGDEFEIKLGYKHIHLKQVGEGDDFDMDDED